Proteins from a single region of Cupriavidus sp. MP-37:
- a CDS encoding 3'-5' exonuclease family protein, with the protein MPDLPTYQPSRLPADGTRLLDAQSLAAALSRPIVFVDLETTGADAQRDRITEIGVVEVGPDGIVEWDTLLDPGMSIPPFIQRMTGISDDMVRGQPTFESLAESLVERLQGRLFVAHNARFDYGFLKNAFRRAGVTFRADVLCTVRLSRSLFPSVERHGLDALIARFGLTPKGRHRALADAELLWQFWQKIHATYSVDLVEAAVRTLVRRASLPAGLEETALEDVPAAPGVYIFYGDEDVPLYVGKSVHLRQRIGAHFSGDYRYGKDMRLARLVRRVEWRETGGETGALLLEAQLVKAMQPVHNQLLRRNTRLYAWELPQQLPVPRLRSDRDTDFCRHRGLFGVFGSRGAAEARLRALAEEHGLCMATLSLEKTTRRGSPCFARQVHRCAGACVGVESSREHRARLAAALAPIALLPWPYDGAVAWREQHGGRAWWHVVDEWCYLGCAATLEEASTLASAPAHFDLDTYQILAPRRDQWMPDALPLSVQRAFTLTAPEAPAEPPRPARAATAMAPRKSAASAGQQTLGLFAD; encoded by the coding sequence ATGCCTGACTTGCCTACCTATCAACCGTCGCGCCTGCCAGCGGACGGTACCCGCCTGCTCGACGCGCAGTCACTGGCCGCGGCGCTGTCGCGTCCTATCGTCTTTGTCGACCTGGAGACCACCGGCGCGGACGCCCAGCGTGACCGCATCACCGAGATCGGAGTGGTCGAAGTTGGCCCGGACGGCATTGTCGAATGGGACACCCTGCTCGATCCCGGCATGTCGATTCCGCCGTTTATCCAGCGCATGACCGGCATCAGCGACGACATGGTGCGCGGTCAGCCGACCTTTGAATCCCTGGCGGAGTCGCTCGTGGAGCGCCTGCAGGGCCGCCTGTTCGTGGCCCATAACGCACGCTTCGATTATGGCTTCCTGAAGAATGCATTCCGGCGCGCCGGCGTGACGTTTCGTGCCGACGTGCTGTGTACCGTAAGGCTCTCGCGGTCGCTGTTCCCGTCAGTCGAGCGCCATGGCCTGGACGCGCTGATCGCCCGCTTCGGCCTGACGCCCAAGGGCCGGCACCGCGCGCTGGCCGATGCCGAGCTGCTTTGGCAGTTCTGGCAGAAGATTCACGCCACCTATTCGGTCGACCTGGTGGAAGCGGCCGTGCGCACGCTGGTGCGCCGCGCCAGCCTGCCGGCAGGCCTGGAAGAAACCGCACTCGAAGACGTGCCCGCGGCGCCGGGCGTCTATATCTTCTACGGCGACGAGGACGTGCCGCTCTATGTCGGCAAGAGCGTGCATCTGCGCCAGCGCATCGGCGCGCATTTTTCCGGCGACTACCGGTATGGCAAGGATATGCGGCTGGCGCGGCTGGTGCGCCGGGTCGAGTGGCGGGAAACCGGCGGCGAAACCGGCGCGCTGTTGCTGGAAGCGCAACTCGTCAAGGCGATGCAGCCGGTGCACAACCAGTTGTTGCGCCGGAATACGCGCCTGTACGCCTGGGAGCTGCCGCAGCAGTTGCCGGTGCCGCGCCTGCGCTCGGATCGCGACACGGACTTCTGCCGGCATCGCGGCCTGTTCGGCGTCTTTGGCAGCCGCGGCGCGGCCGAAGCGCGCTTGCGCGCGCTGGCCGAGGAGCACGGCCTGTGCATGGCGACGCTGTCGCTGGAGAAAACCACGCGCCGTGGCAGTCCCTGCTTTGCGCGACAGGTCCACCGCTGCGCCGGCGCGTGCGTCGGCGTGGAATCGTCGCGCGAACACCGGGCCCGTCTGGCCGCAGCGCTGGCGCCGATCGCGCTGCTGCCGTGGCCGTACGACGGCGCGGTGGCCTGGCGCGAGCAACACGGCGGGCGCGCATGGTGGCATGTCGTGGACGAATGGTGCTACCTGGGCTGCGCGGCCACGCTGGAGGAAGCCAGCACGCTGGCCTCCGCGCCCGCGCATTTCGACCTGGACACCTATCAGATCCTCGCGCCGCGCCGGGATCAATGGATGCCGGACGCGCTGCCGCTGTCCGTGCAGCGCGCTTTCACGCTGACTGCGCCGGAAGCGCCCGCCGAACCCCCGCGCCCTGCGCGCGCGGCTACCGCGATGGCGCCGCGCAAATCTGCTGCCAGCGCCGGGCAGCAAACCCTGGGCTTGTTTGCCGACTGA
- a CDS encoding pyridoxamine 5'-phosphate oxidase family protein, with protein MDLPTWPHAGLPFHAGELAAQQRAGKRERMAAAGPRVIRGEMPEQHRTFFAQLPFLLAGAVDADGMPWATLLVGPPGFAQTPDATHLRIDAVPLPGDPLAAALEQGARIGLLGIELHTRRRNRMNGIIVARDEAGLTVEVEQSFGNCPRYIQLRDVAVAEPAAAPAPWHGDALDARASAWLRGADTLFIASSHTASQDEGEHTGGVDVSHRGGKPGFIRVDDARTLTFPDFNGNNFFNTIGNLLADPRAGIVVPDFADGSLLHVGGRAEVIWEGEELAAYAGAERLVRLHVERVVRRERALPLRFAFREFSPVLADTGAWPER; from the coding sequence ATGGACCTGCCCACCTGGCCGCATGCCGGCCTGCCCTTCCACGCTGGCGAACTCGCGGCGCAGCAGCGCGCCGGCAAGCGCGAGCGGATGGCCGCGGCGGGTCCGCGCGTGATCCGCGGCGAGATGCCGGAACAGCACCGCACGTTCTTCGCGCAGCTGCCGTTCCTGCTGGCCGGCGCGGTCGATGCCGACGGCATGCCGTGGGCCACGCTGCTGGTCGGGCCGCCAGGGTTTGCGCAGACGCCTGACGCCACGCATCTGCGCATCGACGCCGTGCCGCTGCCCGGCGATCCGCTCGCTGCGGCGCTGGAGCAGGGCGCGCGCATCGGGCTGCTCGGCATCGAGCTGCACACGCGCCGGCGCAACCGCATGAACGGGATCATCGTGGCGCGGGATGAGGCGGGGCTCACGGTCGAGGTCGAGCAGAGCTTCGGCAACTGTCCGCGCTACATCCAGCTGCGCGACGTCGCCGTTGCCGAGCCTGCCGCCGCGCCTGCGCCGTGGCATGGCGACGCACTCGACGCGCGGGCCAGCGCGTGGCTGCGCGGCGCCGATACACTGTTCATCGCGTCCAGCCATACCGCGTCGCAGGACGAGGGCGAGCACACCGGCGGTGTCGATGTCTCGCACCGGGGCGGCAAGCCAGGTTTTATCCGCGTGGACGACGCCCGGACCCTGACGTTCCCGGATTTCAATGGGAACAATTTCTTCAACACGATTGGCAACCTGCTGGCCGACCCCCGCGCGGGCATCGTCGTGCCGGACTTTGCCGACGGTTCGCTGCTGCATGTGGGCGGGCGCGCCGAAGTGATCTGGGAAGGGGAGGAACTGGCCGCCTACGCCGGCGCCGAGCGCCTGGTGCGCCTGCATGTCGAGCGCGTGGTGCGGCGCGAGCGCGCGCTGCCGCTGCGCTTCGCCTTCCGGGAATTCTCGCCGGTGCTGGCCGATACCGGCGCGTGGCCGGAACGCTGA
- a CDS encoding glutathione S-transferase family protein, with amino-acid sequence MQQTNPPAVPARPLVLYRSPLSGHAHRAELMLGLLGLPYRLVDVDLRGGEQRSEAFLRLNPFGQVPVLDDDGVVVGDSNAILVYLATRYDDGRWLPRDPLGAARVQRWLSVAAGEIAFGPAAARLGVLFGRPVPMEDAVARAQRLFTLMESVVAGGAFLAADHATIADVAAYSYIARAEEGNVPLAPYPALNAWLRRVEALPGFVPMVVSKPGLAA; translated from the coding sequence ATGCAGCAGACCAATCCCCCCGCAGTGCCCGCCAGGCCGCTGGTGCTGTACCGTTCGCCGCTGTCCGGCCACGCGCATCGCGCCGAACTGATGCTGGGGCTGCTGGGCTTGCCGTACCGGCTGGTGGACGTCGACCTGCGCGGCGGCGAGCAGCGCAGCGAGGCCTTCCTGCGCCTGAACCCGTTCGGCCAGGTGCCGGTGCTGGACGACGACGGCGTGGTGGTGGGCGATTCCAACGCGATCCTGGTCTACCTGGCCACGCGCTATGACGACGGCCGCTGGTTGCCGCGGGATCCGCTCGGTGCGGCCCGCGTGCAACGCTGGCTGTCGGTGGCTGCCGGCGAGATTGCATTCGGCCCGGCTGCGGCGCGCCTGGGCGTGCTGTTCGGCCGGCCGGTGCCGATGGAAGATGCCGTCGCCCGCGCGCAGCGGCTGTTCACGCTGATGGAGTCGGTGGTGGCCGGGGGCGCTTTCCTGGCCGCCGATCACGCCACCATTGCCGATGTGGCCGCCTACAGCTATATCGCCCGCGCCGAGGAAGGCAACGTGCCGCTGGCCCCGTACCCCGCGCTAAATGCCTGGCTGCGCCGGGTCGAAGCCTTGCCGGGCTTCGTGCCGATGGTGGTATCGAAGCCCGGCCTGGCTGCCTAG
- a CDS encoding LysR family transcriptional regulator, producing MFGAMDKLRAMQTFVRIVDEGSLTAAAASLRTSLPAVVRTLAALESELQVRLLNRTTRRLSLTAEGRSYLDGCRRILANIDEVEAGLSASHVEPSGQLTLTAPVLFGQLYVAPAVTRFVQRYPRVRCRMEFTDRVVNLLEEDLDVGVRIGPLADSTLVARSVGHIRRVVVATPGYLRKHGVPRHPEALASANCVRFTGNHAHWWSFRDGEREFHVPVSGNLEFNQTAPAVAACAAGAGFGHFLSYQVAQLVEERKLRIVLEDFELPAWPLSLIYPHARLLPARTRAFIDWMRDELSPRFN from the coding sequence ATGTTTGGCGCCATGGACAAGCTACGTGCAATGCAGACCTTTGTTCGGATCGTCGACGAAGGCAGCCTGACGGCCGCGGCGGCGTCGCTGCGCACCTCGCTGCCGGCGGTGGTGCGTACGCTGGCGGCGCTCGAGTCCGAACTGCAGGTGCGGCTGCTGAACCGCACCACGCGGCGGCTGTCGCTGACCGCCGAGGGGCGCAGCTACCTGGACGGCTGCCGGCGCATCCTGGCCAATATCGACGAAGTCGAGGCGGGACTGAGCGCCAGCCATGTCGAGCCCAGCGGCCAGCTCACGCTGACCGCGCCGGTCTTGTTCGGCCAGCTGTACGTGGCGCCGGCGGTGACGCGCTTCGTGCAGCGCTATCCGCGCGTGCGCTGCCGCATGGAGTTCACCGACCGGGTGGTGAACCTGCTCGAGGAAGACCTGGACGTGGGCGTGCGCATCGGCCCGCTGGCCGACTCCACGCTGGTGGCGCGATCCGTCGGCCATATCCGGCGCGTGGTGGTCGCCACGCCCGGCTACCTGCGCAAGCACGGCGTGCCGCGCCATCCGGAGGCGCTGGCGAGCGCCAACTGCGTGCGCTTCACCGGCAACCATGCGCACTGGTGGTCGTTCCGCGATGGCGAACGCGAGTTCCATGTGCCGGTGTCCGGCAACCTGGAATTCAACCAGACCGCCCCCGCCGTGGCCGCCTGCGCCGCCGGTGCCGGCTTCGGCCATTTCCTGTCGTACCAGGTCGCGCAACTGGTGGAGGAGCGCAAGCTGCGCATCGTGCTGGAGGATTTCGAACTGCCGGCGTGGCCGCTGTCGCTGATCTATCCCCACGCGCGGCTGCTGCCGGCGCGCACGCGCGCCTTCATCGACTGGATGCGCGACGAGCTGAGCCCGAGGTTCAACTGA
- a CDS encoding TetR/AcrR family transcriptional regulator: MSATPSSFPANASFPRIDTPSILQPPRQRRARETEQALLGAGRELLATRDFAAVSVAQIAAACQVSVGAFYGRFRDKMAYFEALRALVMEETSASIDRYLAQERWEDVATPVLLEKTARFMVLGTLANRGVMRASLRHASTRPEEWLPHRQNGEAIVERMVQLLVPRLTLPADTAELRVRFAMQAVFSVLVNAVLNESGPLHLDDERLITELSRLMAGYLGVSPTQTA, encoded by the coding sequence ATGTCAGCGACGCCTTCCAGCTTCCCCGCCAACGCTTCCTTCCCCCGTATCGACACCCCTTCGATCCTGCAGCCGCCCCGCCAGCGCCGTGCCCGCGAGACCGAGCAGGCCTTGCTGGGCGCAGGCCGCGAACTGCTTGCGACGCGCGACTTTGCCGCGGTATCGGTGGCACAGATCGCGGCGGCGTGCCAGGTCTCGGTGGGCGCCTTCTACGGGCGCTTCCGCGACAAGATGGCCTATTTCGAAGCCCTGCGCGCGCTGGTGATGGAAGAGACCTCTGCCTCGATCGACCGCTACCTGGCCCAGGAACGCTGGGAAGATGTCGCCACGCCGGTGCTGCTGGAAAAGACCGCCAGGTTCATGGTGCTCGGCACGCTGGCCAACCGCGGCGTGATGCGCGCATCGCTGCGCCATGCCTCCACGCGCCCCGAGGAATGGCTGCCCCACCGCCAGAACGGTGAAGCAATCGTCGAGCGCATGGTGCAGCTGCTGGTGCCGCGCCTGACGCTGCCCGCCGATACGGCCGAACTGCGCGTGCGCTTTGCCATGCAGGCCGTGTTCAGCGTGCTGGTCAACGCCGTGCTCAATGAGTCCGGCCCGCTGCACCTCGACGACGAACGGCTGATCACCGAGCTGAGCCGTCTGATGGCAGGCTATCTCGGCGTCAGTCCGACCCAGACGGCCTGA
- a CDS encoding histidine phosphatase family protein: protein MATLFLVRHGQASFGAANYDCLSPTGRQQARWLGEYFAERGISFSRVVAGTLVRQQDTATEILAGMGQPQAAVISHPGLNEYDGEALYRCHTGGADHRAHQNGDYNDYWRTFRAAYAAWTQDGLADMPESWADFGARIAGALAQASEGTTREDAILVVSSGGAIGRATADLLGAPAQAAIEMNLQFRNTAFCEIIVGRGVQRLLSFNNVPHLERADRRSAVTFA from the coding sequence ATGGCCACGCTTTTCCTCGTCCGTCACGGACAAGCCTCGTTCGGCGCCGCCAACTACGACTGCCTGTCGCCCACCGGCCGCCAGCAGGCGCGCTGGCTTGGCGAATATTTCGCCGAGCGCGGAATCAGCTTCAGCCGCGTCGTGGCGGGCACGCTGGTGCGCCAGCAGGATACCGCCACTGAAATCCTGGCCGGCATGGGGCAGCCGCAGGCCGCGGTGATCTCGCATCCCGGCCTGAACGAATACGACGGCGAGGCGCTGTACCGCTGCCACACCGGCGGCGCCGACCACCGCGCCCACCAGAACGGCGACTACAACGACTACTGGCGCACCTTCCGCGCGGCCTACGCGGCCTGGACGCAGGACGGGCTGGCCGACATGCCCGAGAGCTGGGCCGACTTCGGCGCGCGCATTGCCGGCGCGCTGGCGCAGGCCAGCGAGGGCACCACGCGCGAGGATGCGATCCTGGTGGTCAGCTCGGGCGGCGCCATCGGCCGCGCCACCGCCGACCTGCTCGGCGCGCCGGCGCAGGCTGCGATCGAAATGAACCTGCAGTTCCGCAATACCGCGTTCTGCGAGATCATCGTCGGCCGCGGCGTGCAGCGTCTGCTGAGCTTCAACAATGTGCCCCACCTCGAGCGTGCCGACCGGCGCAGCGCCGTGACCTTCGCCTGA
- a CDS encoding acetyl-CoA C-acetyltransferase, with product MAEAYIVAAVRTAGGRKGGKLSGWHPADLAAQVLDALVERTGADPALVEDVIMGCVSQVGEQAGNVARNAILASRLPESVPGTSVDRQCGSSQQALHFAAQAVMSGAMDIVIAAGVESMTRVPMGLSSQLPAKNGFGVPKSPGVEARYPGVQFSQFTGAEMIARKYELSREQLDAYALQSHQRAIAATKAGRFSAEILPVEVRTADGANGEMHTTDEGIRYDATLESIGSVKLIAEGGRVTAATASQICDGAAGLMVVNEAGLKKLGVKPLARVHSMTVIGHDPVVMLEAPLPATEVALKRAGLRIGDIDLFEVNEAFAPVPLAWLKATGADPERLNVHGGAIALGHPLGGSGAKLMTTLVHALHTHGKRYGLQTMCEGGGLANVTIVERL from the coding sequence ATGGCAGAGGCATATATCGTCGCGGCGGTCCGTACCGCAGGCGGCCGCAAGGGCGGCAAGCTGTCGGGCTGGCATCCGGCCGACCTGGCGGCGCAGGTGCTCGACGCACTGGTGGAGCGCACCGGCGCCGATCCGGCACTGGTCGAAGACGTCATCATGGGTTGCGTGAGCCAGGTCGGCGAGCAGGCCGGCAACGTCGCGCGCAATGCGATCCTGGCGTCGCGCCTGCCGGAAAGCGTGCCGGGCACCTCGGTCGACCGCCAGTGCGGTTCGTCGCAGCAGGCCCTGCACTTTGCCGCGCAGGCGGTGATGTCGGGCGCGATGGACATCGTCATTGCCGCCGGCGTCGAAAGCATGACGCGCGTGCCGATGGGCCTGTCCTCGCAATTGCCGGCCAAGAACGGCTTCGGCGTGCCCAAGAGCCCGGGCGTCGAAGCGCGCTACCCCGGCGTGCAGTTCAGCCAGTTCACCGGCGCCGAGATGATTGCGCGCAAGTACGAGCTCTCGCGCGAACAGCTCGACGCCTACGCGCTGCAAAGCCACCAGCGCGCCATCGCCGCCACCAAGGCGGGCCGCTTCAGCGCCGAGATCCTGCCGGTGGAAGTGCGCACGGCCGACGGCGCCAATGGCGAGATGCATACCACCGACGAAGGCATCCGCTACGACGCCACGCTGGAAAGCATCGGCAGCGTCAAGCTGATCGCCGAAGGTGGCCGTGTCACCGCCGCCACCGCGAGCCAGATCTGCGATGGCGCCGCGGGCCTGATGGTGGTCAACGAAGCCGGTCTGAAGAAGCTGGGCGTCAAGCCGCTGGCGCGCGTGCACAGCATGACCGTGATCGGCCATGACCCGGTGGTGATGCTGGAAGCGCCGCTGCCGGCTACCGAGGTCGCGCTCAAGCGCGCCGGCCTGCGCATCGGCGACATCGACCTGTTCGAAGTCAACGAAGCCTTCGCGCCGGTGCCGCTGGCCTGGCTCAAGGCCACCGGCGCCGATCCGGAACGGCTGAACGTGCACGGCGGCGCGATCGCGCTGGGCCATCCGCTCGGCGGCTCCGGCGCCAAGCTGATGACCACGCTGGTGCATGCGCTGCATACGCATGGCAAGCGCTACGGCCTGCAGACGATGTGCGAAGGCGGCGGGCTGGCCAATGTGACCATCGTCGAGCGCCTGTAA
- a CDS encoding PaaI family thioesterase yields the protein MAEAEIEAALARAIAAPAAAGADVPEGFVPLRRMSGYMAGFGQLYLHAERRTLAVRIDESHLNNLGIPHGGMLATLADTAIGMMMSLETGRAKSAVTVNLSLDYLDSARPGDWVEARVEFDKLGSRLRYGTCRLFSGERCLLRATAIFAVLAPRA from the coding sequence ATGGCGGAGGCGGAAATCGAGGCGGCGCTGGCCCGCGCCATCGCCGCGCCGGCCGCAGCCGGCGCCGACGTGCCCGAAGGCTTTGTCCCGCTGCGGCGGATGAGCGGCTACATGGCCGGCTTCGGCCAGCTCTACCTGCATGCCGAACGCCGCACGCTGGCGGTGCGCATCGACGAGAGCCACCTGAACAACCTGGGTATCCCGCACGGCGGCATGCTGGCGACGCTGGCCGATACCGCGATCGGCATGATGATGTCGCTGGAAACCGGCCGTGCCAAAAGCGCGGTCACGGTCAACCTGAGCCTCGACTATCTCGATTCGGCGCGCCCGGGCGACTGGGTCGAAGCCCGCGTGGAGTTCGACAAGCTCGGCTCGCGGCTGCGCTACGGCACCTGCCGGCTGTTCAGCGGCGAGCGCTGCCTGCTGCGCGCCACGGCAATATTCGCGGTGCTGGCGCCGCGCGCCTGA
- a CDS encoding nitronate monooxygenase family protein yields the protein MKTRITELLGIRYPIIQGGMQWVGYAEMASAVSNAGGLGILTALTQPTPEDLAAEIRRCRDMTDKPFGVNLTLLPSINPPPYARYLDVIIESGVKVLETAGNNPKEHIARAKAAGIKVIHKCVAVRHALSAERLGVDAVSIDGFECAGHPGEDDVPGMVLIPQAVRKLSIPVIASGGIADGRGMAAALALGAEGVNMGTRFCATREAPIHDNVKQALVQASERDTNLIFRTLHNTARVLKNAVSDEVVSIERRPGGAQFEDVKHLVAGVRGKAALKAGETDGGIISAGQCVGLIDDVPTCEELIKRMVADCREHLSVASRYFA from the coding sequence ATGAAGACACGCATCACCGAATTGCTTGGCATCCGCTACCCGATCATCCAGGGCGGCATGCAATGGGTTGGCTACGCGGAAATGGCCTCCGCCGTTTCCAACGCGGGCGGCCTGGGCATCCTGACGGCGCTGACGCAGCCCACGCCCGAGGACCTGGCGGCCGAGATCCGCCGCTGCCGCGACATGACCGACAAGCCGTTCGGCGTGAACCTGACCCTGCTGCCGTCGATCAACCCGCCGCCATATGCGCGCTACCTCGATGTCATCATCGAGAGCGGCGTCAAGGTGCTCGAGACCGCCGGCAACAACCCCAAGGAGCATATCGCGCGGGCCAAGGCCGCGGGCATCAAGGTGATCCACAAGTGCGTGGCGGTGCGCCACGCGTTGTCGGCCGAGCGGCTGGGCGTGGATGCGGTCTCGATCGACGGCTTCGAGTGCGCCGGCCATCCGGGCGAGGACGATGTGCCAGGCATGGTGCTGATCCCGCAGGCGGTGCGCAAGCTGTCGATCCCGGTGATCGCCTCGGGCGGCATCGCCGACGGGCGCGGCATGGCGGCGGCGCTGGCGCTGGGCGCCGAAGGCGTCAACATGGGCACGCGCTTCTGCGCCACGCGCGAGGCGCCGATCCACGACAACGTCAAGCAGGCGCTGGTGCAGGCCAGCGAGCGCGACACCAACCTGATCTTCCGCACCCTGCACAACACCGCGCGCGTGCTCAAGAACGCGGTGTCGGACGAAGTGGTCAGCATCGAACGCCGTCCCGGCGGCGCACAGTTCGAAGACGTCAAGCACCTGGTCGCCGGCGTGCGCGGCAAGGCCGCGCTCAAGGCGGGCGAGACCGACGGCGGCATCATCAGCGCCGGCCAGTGCGTGGGTCTGATCGACGACGTCCCCACTTGCGAAGAACTGATCAAGCGCATGGTCGCCGATTGCCGCGAGCACCTCAGCGTGGCCTCGCGCTACTTCGCCTGA
- a CDS encoding crotonase/enoyl-CoA hydratase family protein translates to MTQATPSFETLRYAVEDGVATITLHRPDQLNAFTAQMMHELIAAFDATDADDNVRAVIVTGSGRAFCAGADLSGGSSTFDFEKRYGASPDTAHRDGGGRVSLRIFRSLKPVIAAVNGAAVGVGVTMQLPMDIRLASTDAKFGFVFARRGITPEAASSWFLSRVVGISTALEWCYTGRVFTAQEAHERGLVRSLHAPEDLLPAAQAIAREIAANAAPVSVAISRQLIWRMAGASHPMEAHKLDSRAIQSRGRSADVKEGVSAFLEKRPAAFPETVSQDMPDFFDWTSEPPFA, encoded by the coding sequence ATGACGCAAGCCACGCCTTCGTTCGAAACCCTGCGCTACGCCGTCGAAGACGGTGTCGCGACCATCACCCTGCACCGCCCGGACCAGCTTAATGCCTTCACCGCGCAGATGATGCACGAGCTGATCGCTGCGTTCGACGCCACCGATGCCGATGACAACGTGCGCGCGGTGATCGTCACCGGCTCGGGCCGCGCGTTCTGCGCCGGTGCCGACCTGTCCGGCGGCAGTTCCACCTTCGATTTCGAAAAGCGCTATGGCGCCAGCCCCGACACCGCGCATCGCGATGGCGGCGGGCGCGTGTCGCTGCGCATCTTCCGCAGCCTCAAGCCGGTGATCGCCGCGGTCAACGGCGCCGCGGTCGGCGTGGGCGTGACCATGCAATTGCCGATGGATATTCGGCTGGCCTCGACCGACGCCAAGTTCGGCTTCGTCTTTGCCCGCCGCGGCATCACGCCGGAAGCGGCATCGTCGTGGTTCCTGTCGCGCGTGGTCGGCATCTCGACCGCGCTGGAGTGGTGCTATACCGGCCGCGTGTTCACTGCGCAGGAAGCGCATGAACGCGGCCTGGTGCGCTCGCTGCACGCCCCCGAAGACCTGTTGCCGGCGGCGCAGGCGATTGCGCGCGAGATCGCCGCCAATGCCGCGCCGGTGTCGGTGGCGATCTCGCGCCAGCTGATCTGGCGCATGGCCGGCGCCAGCCATCCGATGGAAGCGCACAAGCTCGACAGCCGCGCAATCCAGTCGCGCGGACGCTCCGCCGACGTCAAGGAAGGCGTCAGCGCGTTCCTGGAAAAGCGCCCCGCCGCGTTCCCGGAGACCGTGTCGCAGGACATGCCGGACTTCTTCGACTGGACCAGCGAGCCGCCCTTCGCCTGA
- a CDS encoding nitroreductase yields the protein MKVSQAVASRKSVRGFLPRAVAPDTIRRVLDAAARAPSGGNLQPWHIHVVGGEALERLRGIMRTRIAEAPSGEAREYDIYPRELVSPYRERRFQVGEALYHHLGIPREDKARRLAQFARNFTFFGAPLALFCTVDRRMGPPQWSDLGMYLQTVMLLLREEGLDSCAQECWAMYPQTVADFLSLPAERMLFSGMAIGYEDPEAPANRLRAARAPLAEFTEFMGI from the coding sequence ATGAAAGTCAGCCAGGCCGTCGCCAGCCGCAAGTCCGTCCGCGGCTTCCTGCCCCGGGCGGTTGCGCCCGACACCATCCGCCGCGTGCTCGACGCCGCCGCGCGCGCCCCGTCCGGCGGCAACCTGCAGCCCTGGCATATCCATGTGGTCGGCGGCGAGGCGCTGGAGCGGCTGCGCGGCATCATGCGCACGCGCATTGCCGAGGCCCCCTCCGGCGAAGCGCGCGAGTATGACATCTACCCGCGCGAACTGGTCTCGCCCTACCGCGAGCGCCGCTTCCAGGTGGGCGAGGCGCTCTACCACCACCTCGGCATCCCGCGCGAGGACAAGGCCCGGCGGCTGGCGCAGTTCGCTCGCAACTTCACCTTCTTCGGCGCGCCGCTGGCGCTGTTCTGCACGGTGGACCGGCGCATGGGCCCGCCGCAATGGTCGGACCTCGGCATGTACCTGCAGACCGTGATGCTGCTGCTGCGCGAAGAAGGCCTGGACAGCTGCGCGCAGGAGTGCTGGGCGATGTATCCGCAGACCGTTGCCGATTTCCTGTCGCTGCCCGCCGAACGGATGCTGTTCAGCGGCATGGCGATCGGCTACGAAGACCCCGAGGCGCCCGCCAACCGCTTGCGCGCCGCGCGCGCGCCGCTGGCGGAATTCACCGAGTTCATGGGTATCTGA